The following proteins are encoded in a genomic region of Pikeienuella piscinae:
- a CDS encoding DUF1800 domain-containing protein, which produces MKVPRETIAAIRFGYGFRPGETPSRDAAALLATLAPGAALPFDAGPDIGERAARFARFNTLRRENRDNSNRSAMARVQKSIRRQYQTDIRVRALTPVLSPYGFYERLAWFWSNHFAVGGKNLIGKALVGRFEKEAIRPHLAGPFNLLLRAAVTHPAMLLYLDQDRSMGPDSSTGRRRKAGLNENLSREIMELHSLGVGSAYTQGDVRQFAELLTGLGFNRRTGITAFTPARAEPGAETVLGARYGGGPARLADIYRALDDLAANPATARHIARKLAVHFTSDAPSNSLIDHLATAYRRTGGNLSAVYAALLDHDESWSSFGDKVKQPFDFIVSSLRAIGPTPAEIAAALDPADRSLPLIRAMRRLAHTPLEPPGPQGWPESAAKWITPQGLTSRIEWASRLGRIAAERSDPRAFLDLALGGAASPAVSFAAVNAAERWEGIALVLASSEFNRR; this is translated from the coding sequence GTGAAAGTCCCCCGCGAGACCATCGCCGCAATAAGGTTCGGCTACGGCTTCCGTCCGGGAGAGACGCCGTCGCGGGATGCTGCGGCGCTCCTCGCCACGCTGGCGCCGGGCGCCGCGCTCCCTTTCGACGCCGGACCGGATATCGGCGAACGGGCGGCGCGTTTCGCACGGTTCAACACTCTCCGGCGCGAGAACCGCGACAATTCCAACCGCTCGGCGATGGCGAGAGTGCAAAAGAGCATTCGGCGGCAATACCAGACCGATATTCGCGTGCGCGCGCTGACGCCCGTGCTTTCCCCCTACGGATTTTACGAACGTCTGGCCTGGTTCTGGAGCAACCACTTCGCCGTCGGCGGCAAGAACCTGATCGGAAAGGCGTTGGTTGGCCGGTTCGAGAAGGAGGCGATCCGGCCCCATCTCGCCGGACCGTTCAACCTGCTGCTTCGGGCCGCGGTCACGCACCCCGCGATGCTGCTCTATCTCGACCAGGACCGCTCGATGGGGCCGGATTCGAGCACCGGGCGCCGACGCAAGGCCGGACTCAACGAAAATCTCTCGCGCGAGATCATGGAGCTTCATTCGCTCGGCGTCGGCTCGGCCTATACACAAGGCGACGTACGGCAATTCGCGGAACTTCTGACCGGGCTCGGTTTCAACCGCCGGACGGGAATCACGGCTTTCACACCGGCGCGCGCGGAACCGGGCGCAGAAACCGTGCTTGGCGCGCGTTATGGCGGCGGCCCGGCCCGCCTCGCCGATATCTACCGCGCGCTCGACGATCTTGCCGCGAACCCGGCGACAGCCCGCCATATCGCGCGCAAGCTCGCCGTTCATTTTACCTCCGACGCCCCGTCCAACTCCCTGATCGACCATCTGGCGACGGCCTATCGGCGCACCGGCGGAAATCTGAGCGCGGTCTACGCCGCGCTGCTCGACCATGACGAAAGCTGGAGCAGCTTTGGCGACAAGGTGAAGCAACCCTTCGATTTCATCGTCTCATCGCTCCGCGCCATCGGCCCGACGCCGGCCGAGATAGCGGCGGCGCTGGACCCGGCCGACCGGAGCCTGCCGTTGATCCGCGCCATGCGCCGGCTCGCCCATACGCCACTGGAGCCACCGGGACCGCAGGGCTGGCCGGAAAGTGCGGCAAAGTGGATCACGCCACAGGGCCTGACATCGCGAATCGAATGGGCGTCGCGGCTTGGCCGCATCGCCGCGGAGCGCTCCGATCCGCGCGCGTTCCTCGATCTGGCGCTCGGGGGCGCGGCCTCCCCCGCCGTAAGTTTCGCCGCCGTCAACGCCGCCGAACGGTGGGAGGGGATCGCCCTGGTCCTGGCCTCCTCCGAATTCAACCGCCGTTAA
- a CDS encoding DUF1501 domain-containing protein codes for MIAIDRRAFLKSGLSLGCAAAALPLFTPLSLAAAPGENRLVVIILRGAMDGLGVFAPYGERDWARMRPTIGAAPGAGLIDLDGRFGMDARLAALHPLWAAEELAVVHAVSTPYRDKRSHFDGQDMLESGVQAGGAPRDGWLNRAVAHIDGARTEQALAVGREAMLLTSGDAPFRVWAPGERLALRNDERELLTRLYADDPLFAHAAALAEELSALDDGEADRRVAVYAAKRLAAEARIAAFSLGGWDTHAAQKPALKRPLKQLSDSLIALRDGLGPAWSRTLVIAMTEFGRTARENGNRGTDHGTGGAAILAGGAMRGGRVYGDWPGLGESDLYNGRDLTPTGDIRRYPAWALNALFGVPKSTLETAIFPALDMDTRPAFLA; via the coding sequence ATGATCGCCATTGACCGCCGCGCCTTTCTGAAATCCGGCCTCTCGCTCGGCTGCGCCGCCGCGGCCCTTCCGCTTTTCACGCCGCTATCGCTCGCCGCCGCGCCCGGCGAGAACCGGCTGGTCGTGATCATTCTTCGCGGCGCGATGGACGGGCTCGGCGTTTTCGCGCCGTACGGAGAGCGCGACTGGGCCCGGATGCGCCCGACCATCGGCGCCGCGCCAGGCGCGGGGCTGATCGACCTCGACGGCCGCTTCGGCATGGACGCGCGACTCGCGGCGCTTCACCCGCTCTGGGCGGCGGAGGAGCTTGCCGTCGTTCACGCCGTCTCCACCCCCTATCGCGACAAACGCAGCCATTTCGATGGGCAGGATATGCTGGAATCCGGCGTGCAGGCCGGCGGCGCGCCGCGCGACGGGTGGCTTAACCGGGCGGTCGCACATATCGACGGCGCCCGCACCGAACAGGCGCTCGCAGTCGGGCGCGAGGCGATGCTGCTCACCTCAGGCGACGCCCCGTTTCGCGTCTGGGCGCCGGGCGAACGGCTCGCGCTCAGGAATGACGAGCGCGAGCTTCTCACCAGGCTTTACGCCGATGATCCGCTCTTCGCCCACGCCGCCGCGCTGGCGGAGGAGTTGTCCGCGCTCGACGACGGCGAAGCGGATAGACGGGTGGCCGTCTACGCCGCCAAACGGCTGGCTGCGGAGGCGCGGATCGCCGCCTTTTCCCTCGGCGGTTGGGACACGCACGCCGCGCAGAAACCGGCGCTGAAACGGCCATTGAAGCAACTCTCCGACTCGCTCATCGCGCTCCGTGACGGTCTCGGCCCGGCATGGTCGCGCACACTCGTCATCGCCATGACCGAATTCGGCCGCACCGCGCGCGAGAACGGCAACCGCGGCACCGATCACGGCACCGGCGGCGCAGCCATCCTCGCCGGCGGCGCGATGCGGGGCGGACGGGTTTACGGCGACTGGCCCGGCCTCGGGGAAAGCGATCTTTACAACGGGCGCGACCTGACGCCGACAGGGGACATACGCCGCTATCCCGCCTGGGCGCTGAACGCGCTATTCGGAGTCCCGAAATCGACGCTGGAGACGGCGATCTTTCCGGCGCTCGACATGGACACGCGCCCGGCTTTCCTCGCTTGA
- a CDS encoding GNAT family N-acetyltransferase, which translates to MTSDPPLDAPVPDWTPPPHPSRTVIEGRWCRIEPLDPARHGEELFTANDGSIRMWDYMANGPYPDLASYLDWAKGAATSEDPLFYAAVDKADGRAKGVVSYLRITPATGVIEVGNIAYSPQLQRTRAGTEAMFLMMRNAFELGYRRYEWKCNAYNAPSRRLAMRLGLSYEGVFRQHMVVKGRNRDTAWYAAVDAEWPKLRAAFETWLDPENFDAEGRQRRSLSALTRPLLVATG; encoded by the coding sequence ATGACCAGCGATCCCCCCCTCGACGCGCCCGTCCCGGACTGGACTCCCCCGCCGCATCCGTCGCGCACGGTGATCGAAGGGCGGTGGTGCCGGATCGAACCGCTCGATCCCGCCCGCCACGGCGAAGAGCTTTTCACCGCCAATGACGGCTCCATCCGCATGTGGGACTACATGGCCAACGGGCCTTACCCCGATCTCGCGTCCTATCTGGACTGGGCCAAGGGCGCGGCGACAAGCGAAGATCCGCTCTTCTACGCGGCAGTCGACAAGGCGGACGGGCGCGCGAAAGGCGTGGTCAGCTATTTGCGCATCACCCCGGCCACCGGGGTTATCGAGGTCGGCAACATCGCCTATTCGCCACAGCTCCAGCGGACCCGCGCCGGGACGGAGGCGATGTTCCTGATGATGCGCAACGCGTTCGAGCTCGGCTATCGCCGCTACGAGTGGAAATGCAACGCCTACAACGCCCCGTCGCGCCGCCTCGCGATGCGGCTGGGACTTTCCTATGAAGGCGTCTTTCGTCAGCACATGGTCGTCAAGGGCCGGAACCGGGACACCGCATGGTATGCGGCGGTCGACGCCGAATGGCCGAAGCTCCGCGCCGCGTTCGAAACCTGGCTCGACCCGGAAAATTTCGACGCCGAAGGCCGCCAGCGGCGGAGCCTTTCCGCCCTCACCCGTCCGCTGCTGGTCGCCACCGGCTGA
- a CDS encoding very short patch repair endonuclease: protein MRRVKAQDTRPELRLRRHLREIGRPGYRLQRSDLPGRPDVAYIGRKRAIFVHGCFWHGHDCKRGARTPKTNADYWRAKITRNRARDEAAEAALKAAGWRVLIIWECQMKDETALKARLRAFLD from the coding sequence ATGCGCCGCGTAAAGGCGCAAGACACCCGACCCGAACTTCGCCTCCGCCGTCACCTGCGCGAGATCGGCCGCCCCGGCTATCGACTCCAGCGCAGCGACCTGCCCGGCCGCCCCGACGTGGCCTATATCGGCCGCAAGCGCGCGATCTTCGTCCACGGCTGTTTCTGGCACGGCCACGACTGTAAACGTGGCGCCCGAACGCCGAAGACCAACGCAGATTATTGGCGCGCGAAGATCACCCGCAACCGCGCCCGCGACGAGGCCGCCGAAGCGGCGCTGAAGGCTGCGGGCTGGCGCGTCCTTATCATCTGGGAGTGCCAGATGAAGGACGAGACCGCGCTCAAGGCGCGTCTCCGCGCCTTTCTCGACTGA
- a CDS encoding nitroreductase family protein encodes MPAPNPAALEFLLTRRSRPAKTLTPVAPDRAEIEQMLTAAARVPDHGKLAPFRFLVFRGEARERLAAALAARMKAAGEPPEKVEKQSNSFRYGGAIVAVVFTPRPPRKVPEWEQHLAAGCACLSLLNAALAMGWGANWLTGWAAESREFMEAELGLAANESVAGFIHLGGEAVAPSDRSRPDIAEITDWIDA; translated from the coding sequence ATGCCCGCACCCAACCCCGCTGCGCTCGAATTCCTGCTTACGAGGCGTTCACGCCCGGCGAAAACATTGACGCCGGTCGCGCCAGATCGTGCGGAAATCGAGCAGATGCTGACCGCCGCCGCGCGCGTCCCCGACCACGGCAAGCTGGCGCCGTTCCGGTTTCTCGTGTTCAGAGGCGAGGCGCGTGAAAGGCTTGCGGCCGCGCTGGCGGCCCGCATGAAAGCCGCCGGCGAGCCGCCCGAGAAAGTCGAAAAACAGTCCAACTCCTTCCGCTATGGCGGCGCGATCGTCGCGGTCGTCTTCACCCCTCGGCCGCCGAGGAAAGTGCCGGAATGGGAGCAGCATCTGGCCGCCGGGTGCGCCTGCCTCTCGCTTCTCAACGCCGCCTTGGCGATGGGCTGGGGGGCGAACTGGCTGACGGGCTGGGCCGCGGAGTCCCGCGAATTCATGGAAGCGGAGCTCGGGCTCGCGGCGAATGAGAGCGTGGCCGGGTTCATTCATCTCGGCGGAGAAGCCGTCGCGCCTTCGGATCGTTCGCGCCCCGACATCGCCGAGATCACGGACTGGATCGACGCCTGA
- a CDS encoding EI24 domain-containing protein: MLSDVSRALAQMFDGRFFRVLVKSVGLTVLLLAGLIALVIWGIGAIPPVNFTIPFTDYEVGFLDDVAGFASVGLVLILSAFLMFPVAAVFVGLFLDEIADAVEEKYYPGLPPPRKQGIGEIISQGVKFAIVLVFANLAALIIYLLSTVLAPVIFWMVNGFLLGREYFEIVAMRRMDGTAAKALRRRYFLEIWIAGTLLAAPLSVPILNIITPLIGVAAFVHLYHRKTGRPVGV, from the coding sequence ATGCTCTCCGATGTCTCGCGCGCTCTGGCGCAGATGTTCGACGGGCGATTCTTTCGCGTGCTCGTCAAGTCGGTCGGCCTCACGGTGCTGCTTCTGGCGGGGCTGATCGCGCTGGTGATCTGGGGCATCGGCGCCATCCCACCAGTGAATTTCACCATCCCCTTCACCGATTACGAAGTCGGCTTTCTCGACGATGTCGCCGGCTTCGCTTCGGTCGGGCTGGTCCTTATCCTCTCGGCGTTCCTGATGTTCCCGGTCGCCGCGGTGTTCGTCGGCCTGTTTCTCGACGAAATCGCCGATGCGGTGGAGGAAAAATACTATCCTGGCCTGCCGCCGCCCCGGAAGCAGGGAATCGGGGAGATCATCTCACAGGGAGTGAAGTTCGCCATCGTGCTCGTATTCGCCAACCTTGCGGCGCTGATCATCTACCTTCTGTCGACCGTGCTCGCGCCCGTCATCTTCTGGATGGTGAACGGCTTTCTTCTGGGCCGGGAATATTTTGAAATCGTGGCGATGCGGCGGATGGACGGGACAGCCGCCAAGGCGCTGCGCCGACGATATTTTCTTGAGATATGGATCGCCGGAACCTTGCTGGCGGCGCCGCTATCGGTGCCGATCCTCAACATTATCACGCCGCTGATCGGGGTCGCGGCCTTCGTTCATCTCTACCACCGCAAGACCGGACGACCGGTAGGCGTCTGA
- a CDS encoding DUF1467 family protein produces MTLISGLVLYAVFWFMALFMILPLFVRNQEEAGEVVPGTSPGAPDEPMIRKKLIWTTIAATVLWIVVFLVIESELISAADIASLTGRPD; encoded by the coding sequence ATGACCCTGATTTCCGGACTCGTCCTTTACGCAGTGTTCTGGTTCATGGCGCTCTTCATGATCCTGCCTCTCTTCGTACGCAATCAGGAGGAGGCGGGCGAAGTCGTGCCGGGGACCTCTCCCGGCGCGCCGGATGAGCCGATGATCCGAAAGAAGCTGATCTGGACGACGATCGCCGCGACCGTGTTGTGGATCGTGGTTTTTCTTGTCATCGAGAGTGAACTGATTTCCGCAGCCGATATCGCTTCTCTCACCGGACGGCCGGACTAA
- the mce gene encoding methylmalonyl-CoA epimerase yields the protein MIGRLNHVAIAVPDLDAAVALYADALGAKVNAPQDEPDHGVTVVFIELPNTKIELLHPLGKNSPIAGFLAKNPAGGIHHICYEVQDIVAARDRLKAAGARVLGSGEPKVGAHGKPVLFLHPKDFQGALVELEET from the coding sequence ATGATCGGCCGCCTGAACCATGTCGCCATCGCCGTGCCCGATCTCGATGCCGCGGTCGCTCTATACGCCGACGCGCTCGGCGCGAAGGTGAATGCGCCGCAGGACGAGCCCGACCATGGCGTCACGGTGGTCTTCATCGAACTTCCGAACACGAAGATCGAGCTTCTCCACCCTCTCGGGAAGAATTCTCCCATCGCGGGGTTCTTGGCCAAGAACCCTGCCGGCGGCATTCATCATATCTGTTACGAGGTCCAGGACATTGTCGCCGCGCGCGACCGCCTCAAAGCGGCGGGGGCGCGGGTTCTGGGTTCAGGGGAACCGAAGGTCGGCGCTCATGGAAAGCCGGTTCTTTTCCTTCACCCGAAGGATTTTCAGGGCGCGTTGGTGGAACTGGAGGAGACATGA
- a CDS encoding CreA family protein: MTLIRRAALALALIASPATAEEIGSVDTVFKLLGANHKIVVEVFNDPDVPGISCFLSRAKTGGISGSLGLAEDTADASIACRQTGPVTLPAAMEDGARVFRQRTSLLFKSLQVVRFLDEKRNTLIYLSYSDKVIEGSPKNAISAVVIRPWEASE, encoded by the coding sequence ATGACCTTAATTCGCCGCGCCGCGCTGGCTCTCGCACTCATCGCCTCACCCGCGACGGCGGAGGAGATCGGTTCCGTCGACACGGTGTTCAAGCTGCTTGGCGCCAACCACAAGATCGTCGTCGAGGTTTTCAACGATCCCGATGTGCCCGGAATCTCGTGTTTCCTGAGTCGGGCGAAGACCGGCGGCATCTCCGGCTCGCTCGGTCTTGCGGAGGATACCGCCGACGCCTCCATCGCCTGCCGGCAGACCGGCCCGGTCACGTTGCCGGCTGCAATGGAGGATGGCGCGCGGGTGTTCCGCCAAAGAACGTCGCTCCTGTTCAAGTCGTTGCAAGTCGTGAGGTTTCTGGATGAGAAGCGCAATACGCTGATCTATCTCAGCTATTCCGACAAGGTGATCGAAGGCAGTCCGAAAAACGCGATCTCGGCGGTTGTGATCCGCCCGTGGGAGGCGTCCGAGTAG
- a CDS encoding DUF6152 family protein, translating into MRLKLIAAAFTAFAFSAVAALAHHGWSWTSGGNIELTGVVETVNLGMPHGVVTVNAEGEVWTVEVGQPWRNERAGLTEGDLAPGVEIRAVGEPAADPSARLMKAERLFIGDREYPLYPERD; encoded by the coding sequence ATGAGACTGAAACTGATCGCCGCTGCGTTCACCGCATTCGCATTTTCCGCCGTCGCGGCGTTAGCCCATCATGGCTGGAGCTGGACCTCGGGCGGGAATATCGAGCTGACCGGGGTGGTAGAGACGGTCAATCTCGGGATGCCGCATGGCGTCGTAACGGTGAACGCCGAGGGCGAAGTCTGGACGGTCGAGGTCGGCCAGCCCTGGCGGAACGAGCGGGCCGGTCTGACCGAGGGGGATCTCGCGCCCGGGGTCGAGATCCGCGCTGTCGGGGAGCCGGCGGCCGACCCGTCGGCGCGGCTGATGAAGGCTGAGCGGCTTTTTATCGGCGACAGGGAATATCCGCTCTACCCCGAGCGCGACTGA